One window from the genome of Natrialba magadii ATCC 43099 encodes:
- a CDS encoding thiolase family protein, with amino-acid sequence MERVAVIGSSMTQFGQRDGWILDLLAEAGLACLDDAGVDAADVDHLYVSNMASGEFEGQTGIMNALAQDIDATPAYTQRIDQTSSSGGAGIYAAWQSIASGASDMTLLVGGEKMTHRTTGESTDVIASLTHPVEYKQGVTLPSFAGLTARHYLERFDAPRESLAKVAVKNHANGVHNPHAQFQKEVDLETVLESPIVADPLRLYDFCPITDGSAALMLCPESVAQEYTDDYVVISGIDGATDTHVVHEREDPTIMGGVVESGERAYEMSGRDPDDIDVAELHDMFTILEFLQMEGLGFAEHGEAWKLVEEGETERDGELPINTSGGLKSKGHPLGASGVAQGVEIYEQLMGEAGDRQVEAEVGLCCNVGGFGNCVITTIMEAAQ; translated from the coding sequence ATGGAACGTGTTGCTGTAATCGGCTCGTCGATGACCCAGTTCGGGCAACGAGACGGGTGGATTCTGGACCTCCTCGCGGAGGCCGGCCTCGCCTGTCTCGACGACGCGGGCGTCGACGCAGCCGACGTCGACCACCTCTACGTCTCGAACATGGCAAGCGGCGAGTTCGAGGGCCAGACCGGCATCATGAACGCGCTGGCCCAGGACATCGACGCGACGCCAGCGTACACCCAGCGAATCGACCAGACGAGTTCGAGCGGCGGTGCGGGCATCTACGCCGCCTGGCAGTCCATCGCCAGCGGTGCAAGCGACATGACGCTGCTCGTCGGCGGCGAAAAGATGACCCACCGGACGACCGGCGAGTCGACCGACGTGATCGCCTCGCTGACCCATCCCGTCGAGTACAAACAGGGCGTGACGCTGCCCTCCTTCGCGGGCCTGACCGCACGCCACTATCTGGAGCGCTTCGACGCACCCCGCGAGAGCCTCGCGAAGGTCGCCGTCAAGAACCACGCAAACGGCGTCCACAACCCCCATGCCCAGTTTCAGAAGGAAGTCGATCTCGAGACGGTACTCGAGTCCCCCATCGTCGCCGACCCGCTTCGGCTGTACGACTTCTGTCCGATTACGGACGGCTCGGCGGCGCTCATGCTCTGTCCAGAGTCGGTGGCACAGGAGTATACGGACGACTACGTCGTCATCTCGGGCATCGACGGCGCGACGGACACCCACGTCGTCCACGAACGCGAGGATCCGACGATCATGGGCGGCGTCGTCGAGAGCGGTGAGAGAGCCTACGAAATGAGCGGCCGCGACCCCGACGATATCGACGTCGCCGAACTCCACGATATGTTCACCATACTCGAGTTCCTCCAGATGGAGGGACTCGGCTTCGCCGAGCACGGCGAGGCCTGGAAGCTGGTCGAGGAGGGAGAAACAGAACGGGATGGCGAACTGCCGATCAACACCTCGGGCGGGCTCAAATCGAAGGGGCATCCGCTGGGGGCGAGCGGCGTTGCACAGGGCGTCGAGATTTACGAACAGCTCATGGGCGAAGCCGGCGACCGGCAGGTGGAGGCCGAGGTTGGCCTCTGCTGTAACGTCGGCGGGTTTGGTAACTGTGTGATTACGACCATCATGGAGGCAGCACAATGA
- a CDS encoding DUF5785 family protein: MSSDWPHDPDGEEGSEGMRKYDMAIIAKKVDEEEDFPLERDEFVAEYGDDPIRVNYQRVVSLSDIFEYVDQAEFETIMDMHKAVGAAMREGDFWEYHPKGANPEKKRA, encoded by the coding sequence ATGAGTTCGGACTGGCCACACGACCCCGACGGGGAGGAAGGCAGCGAGGGGATGCGCAAGTACGACATGGCGATCATCGCCAAGAAGGTCGACGAGGAAGAGGACTTCCCACTCGAGCGCGACGAGTTCGTCGCGGAGTACGGCGACGACCCAATTCGGGTCAACTATCAGCGAGTCGTTTCGCTCAGCGACATCTTCGAGTACGTCGATCAGGCGGAGTTCGAGACGATTATGGACATGCACAAGGCAGTCGGTGCGGCGATGCGCGAGGGTGACTTCTGGGAGTACCACCCGAAGGGAGCCAATCCGGAGAAGAAACGCGCCTGA
- a CDS encoding ribonuclease H-like domain-containing protein, with protein sequence MRIENSFIPVRGVGETTERRLWEHGITHWDDFDGNVVGDTLADRIEDFIADGRQHLDRGNLTPFAEALPASSRWRLYENVREETCFLDIETTGLDASCNDVTTVSLHRGGETKTFVKDRDLTSDRLASELESASLLVTFNGQRFDVPFLETCYDVDVTTPHVDLMYPCKKVGLDGGLKAIEQDLGIEREMPDISGRDAVRLWHEYERGDERALETLIEYNRADTKNMEPLMDRVATRLHEEVFESVQRTA encoded by the coding sequence GTGCGAATCGAGAACAGTTTCATCCCGGTCCGCGGCGTCGGTGAAACGACCGAGCGCCGCCTCTGGGAACACGGGATCACCCATTGGGACGACTTCGACGGCAACGTCGTCGGTGACACGCTCGCCGATCGAATCGAGGACTTCATCGCAGACGGCCGCCAGCACCTCGATCGGGGCAACCTCACGCCGTTCGCCGAGGCGCTCCCCGCCTCGAGTCGCTGGCGACTCTACGAGAACGTCCGCGAGGAGACGTGCTTTCTGGACATCGAGACCACCGGCCTCGACGCGAGTTGCAACGACGTAACGACCGTGAGCCTCCATCGGGGCGGCGAAACGAAGACGTTCGTCAAGGACCGCGACCTGACGAGCGATCGACTCGCAAGCGAACTCGAGTCCGCCTCGTTGCTGGTCACCTTCAACGGGCAGCGCTTTGACGTGCCGTTCCTCGAGACCTGCTACGATGTCGACGTGACGACGCCCCACGTCGATCTCATGTACCCCTGCAAGAAGGTCGGCCTCGATGGCGGGCTGAAGGCAATCGAACAGGATCTCGGTATCGAGCGCGAGATGCCCGATATTAGCGGTCGCGACGCGGTTCGACTCTGGCACGAGTACGAACGCGGCGACGAGAGGGCACTCGAGACGCTTATCGAGTACAACCGGGCCGACACGAAGAACATGGAACCATTGATGGACCGCGTTGCGACACGACTCCACGAGGAAGTCTTCGAGTCCGTTCAGCGGACGGCCTGA
- the hflX gene encoding GTPase HflX has protein sequence MRAIIAKRVDSGTPDTTEISDLAAAAGYTVAGEVTQSRRADPALQLGEGKAEELAEVVEATEATTVIFDNRLGPYQTYNLGQLLPEGVEVIDRFTLILEIFGQRAQTRKAQLQVELAELRYELPRAEAKTSLAKRDEHPGFMGLGEYDESREQDIKNQISRINDELERIEQTEEHRRERRRDSGFDLVALAGYTNAGKSTLLRRLSEDLDVDENEDLHQDLDATAESQDKLFTTLGTTTRRAAIEPRDVLVTDTVGFISDLPHWLVESFKSTLDSVYRADLVLLVVDVSEDVDDIHEKLVTSHDTLYERNEAPIVTVLNKIDAVDEAELEEKREALSALAPNPVTVSAQEGQNIDALLDRIDDELPDWEEERLMLPMTDETMSVVSWIHDNAHVDDVTYGDEDVLVSFEARPAVISQARTRASELQATVADSA, from the coding sequence ATGAGAGCAATCATCGCAAAGCGCGTCGACTCCGGAACGCCAGATACGACCGAGATCTCCGACCTCGCAGCCGCAGCAGGGTACACCGTCGCCGGCGAGGTTACCCAGTCCCGCCGGGCTGATCCGGCACTCCAGCTCGGCGAGGGGAAAGCCGAGGAGCTCGCCGAGGTCGTCGAAGCGACCGAGGCCACGACCGTCATCTTCGACAATCGGCTCGGACCCTACCAGACATACAACCTCGGCCAACTGCTCCCCGAGGGTGTCGAAGTCATCGACCGGTTCACACTGATCCTCGAAATATTCGGCCAGCGTGCCCAGACCCGAAAGGCACAGCTACAGGTCGAACTCGCCGAACTGCGCTACGAACTCCCGCGTGCCGAGGCCAAGACCAGCCTCGCAAAGCGCGACGAGCACCCCGGCTTCATGGGCCTGGGCGAGTACGACGAGAGCCGCGAACAGGACATCAAAAACCAGATCAGCCGGATCAACGACGAACTCGAGCGCATCGAGCAGACCGAGGAGCACCGCCGAGAGCGCCGGCGTGATTCCGGCTTCGATCTGGTCGCGCTCGCGGGCTACACGAACGCCGGCAAGTCGACGCTGCTGCGTCGCCTCTCGGAGGATCTCGACGTCGACGAGAACGAGGACCTCCATCAGGATCTCGACGCGACCGCCGAATCCCAGGACAAACTGTTCACCACGCTCGGGACGACGACCCGACGCGCCGCCATCGAACCGCGTGACGTGCTCGTGACCGACACTGTCGGCTTCATCAGCGACCTCCCACACTGGCTGGTCGAATCGTTCAAGTCGACACTCGACTCCGTCTACCGCGCCGACCTCGTCCTCCTCGTCGTCGACGTGAGCGAAGACGTGGACGACATCCACGAGAAACTCGTCACCAGTCACGACACCCTCTACGAGCGCAACGAGGCTCCGATCGTCACCGTGCTCAACAAGATCGACGCCGTCGACGAGGCGGAACTCGAGGAGAAGCGCGAGGCACTCTCGGCACTCGCGCCGAACCCGGTCACTGTTAGCGCGCAGGAGGGGCAAAACATCGACGCGCTGCTCGATCGGATCGACGACGAACTGCCCGACTGGGAGGAAGAGCGACTCATGCTCCCGATGACGGACGAGACGATGAGCGTGGTTTCGTGGATTCACGACAACGCCCACGTCGACGACGTGACCTACGGCGACGAGGACGTACTGGTCTCCTTCGAGGCCCGTCCGGCAGTTATCTCGCAGGCTCGCACGCGTGCGAGCGAGTTACAGGCGACTGTGGCGGACTCGGCCTGA
- a CDS encoding acyl-CoA thioesterase, producing the protein MTQDSDNRETRTSFDADYEVEVDVRLRDVDFMGHVNNATYATYLEQAREAFFTDVFGTSLVDLDTVLANVELNYERPIEADATVTIGLAIGDLGTTSLPMRYEIRADGARAATASTVQVFIDRESEQSRPIPDEWRTRLEQYQLE; encoded by the coding sequence ATGACTCAAGATAGCGACAATCGCGAGACGCGCACGTCGTTCGACGCCGACTACGAAGTCGAAGTCGACGTTCGACTGCGGGATGTCGATTTTATGGGTCACGTCAATAACGCGACGTACGCAACGTACCTCGAACAGGCCCGCGAGGCGTTCTTTACGGACGTGTTCGGAACGTCACTCGTCGATCTCGACACCGTTCTCGCCAACGTTGAACTCAACTACGAACGGCCGATCGAGGCCGACGCAACGGTCACCATTGGGCTTGCGATTGGCGACCTTGGAACGACCAGTCTGCCGATGCGCTACGAGATTCGTGCCGATGGAGCTCGCGCTGCCACCGCCAGCACAGTCCAGGTGTTTATCGACCGCGAGAGCGAACAGTCTCGACCAATTCCAGACGAGTGGCGCACCCGGCTCGAGCAGTACCAACTCGAGTAA
- a CDS encoding CBS domain-containing protein, with translation MESELSVRDVLTSEYVGVSESDTVQGAVSLMRAEQTGCVLVVRGPDPVGIMTEWDVLGLVEDGGDPAETTVGEIMTSPVITVDPTQSVPDAATIMARESIRNLVVDSNDEVLGLVTQRDIIAAAGSFQPTTQSRSRNQSSDPAANGFSEEEPADERLAAMPLTGTEHEPQDQIQPNGGDEYSTQGVCETCGSLADELWDSNGQFVCSDCRSV, from the coding sequence ATGGAATCAGAACTGTCGGTCAGGGACGTCTTGACGAGCGAATACGTTGGCGTGAGCGAGTCGGATACTGTTCAGGGCGCGGTCTCACTGATGCGAGCAGAGCAGACTGGCTGTGTGCTCGTCGTCCGCGGCCCCGATCCAGTCGGCATCATGACGGAGTGGGACGTGCTCGGCCTCGTTGAGGACGGCGGTGACCCGGCGGAGACGACTGTCGGAGAAATCATGACGTCGCCGGTGATTACAGTCGATCCGACGCAGTCGGTACCGGACGCGGCAACGATCATGGCTCGCGAGAGTATCCGAAACCTCGTCGTCGATAGCAACGACGAGGTGCTGGGGCTCGTCACCCAGCGGGATATTATTGCGGCCGCGGGGTCGTTCCAACCCACGACGCAGTCTCGGTCCCGGAACCAGTCCAGCGATCCAGCGGCAAACGGATTCTCCGAGGAGGAACCAGCCGACGAGCGACTCGCAGCCATGCCGCTCACCGGAACTGAGCACGAGCCACAGGACCAGATTCAGCCAAACGGCGGCGACGAGTACTCGACACAGGGCGTCTGTGAGACCTGTGGCTCACTCGCGGACGAACTCTGGGATTCGAACGGGCAGTTTGTCTGCTCGGACTGTCGGAGCGTATAG
- a CDS encoding FUN14 domain-containing protein, producing MVSVDPTMLALEFLAGAILGGLLGFATKRIAKVLAIIFGVQLMVVRYLQSQEILIVDWDRLSAGLVSTSEGAAETHQAGMDVHWLESLLSVGSIAVGFTSGFLIGYHRA from the coding sequence ATGGTCTCTGTCGATCCCACGATGCTCGCACTCGAGTTCCTCGCCGGCGCGATTCTCGGCGGCCTACTCGGTTTTGCGACCAAACGAATCGCGAAGGTGCTCGCGATTATCTTTGGTGTGCAACTGATGGTGGTTCGCTATCTCCAGTCCCAGGAGATTCTCATCGTCGACTGGGATCGGCTCTCGGCGGGGCTCGTGTCGACGAGCGAGGGAGCGGCTGAGACCCACCAGGCCGGGATGGACGTCCACTGGCTGGAGTCGCTGCTCTCGGTTGGGTCGATCGCAGTCGGCTTCACGAGTGGGTTTCTGATTGGCTACCACCGAGCATAG
- a CDS encoding DUF7547 family protein, with the protein MSDPDTGPDAGSGGGSTEPTDDLADAVDELTETIDELREELANGNGMRRRTPPRPPSRLRPPTPGEVLSFTDRVAIPAAITVLESSVRALETFQRGLKLVRTEREVSERTSEAAEATNERATDLRKTTLSQLDTVLSQLQRAASSGALPADEDARDLLTEARELRDEVDTRLRDATSGSSGSESDTTAADTVDSDRQDAVRIDITDDESEARADGRSDDGTVDVESTSEPESTVDVDAELETLRDRYGSTDEPEADEQSADGEAAADDRQGDRQDGQDTNSDSADGSAGTDRSHSSNEDTTDTGESSDDENGGEDDSSDGSQTGTSH; encoded by the coding sequence ATGAGCGATCCCGACACTGGTCCCGACGCTGGCTCCGGCGGAGGGTCCACGGAGCCGACGGACGACCTCGCCGACGCCGTCGACGAACTCACGGAGACGATCGACGAACTTCGCGAGGAACTCGCAAACGGAAACGGCATGCGACGGAGAACGCCGCCGCGACCACCTTCACGTCTCCGACCGCCGACACCCGGCGAAGTGCTCTCCTTTACCGACAGGGTCGCGATTCCCGCTGCGATCACCGTCCTCGAGTCCAGCGTGCGTGCACTCGAGACGTTCCAGCGCGGACTCAAACTCGTTCGGACGGAACGCGAGGTCAGCGAGCGAACGAGCGAGGCGGCCGAAGCGACGAACGAGCGCGCAACCGACCTCCGGAAAACGACGCTTTCACAGCTTGACACCGTCCTCTCACAGCTTCAGCGAGCAGCCTCTTCGGGTGCGCTCCCCGCTGACGAGGACGCCCGCGACCTGCTCACCGAAGCGCGCGAGCTTCGAGACGAGGTCGATACTCGCCTGCGCGATGCGACAAGTGGGAGTTCGGGTTCTGAGAGCGACACTACCGCGGCCGACACAGTCGATAGCGACCGACAGGATGCGGTTCGGATCGATATTACGGACGACGAATCGGAGGCGAGAGCAGACGGCCGTAGCGACGATGGCACGGTCGATGTCGAATCAACGAGCGAACCCGAATCGACCGTCGACGTCGACGCCGAACTCGAGACGCTGCGGGACCGATACGGGTCTACCGACGAACCGGAAGCCGACGAGCAGTCTGCAGACGGTGAGGCCGCTGCGGACGATAGACAGGGCGATAGACAGGACGGGCAGGACACCAACAGTGACAGCGCTGACGGCAGCGCTGGCACAGATAGGAGCCACAGCAGCAACGAGGACACCACCGATACAGGCGAAAGCAGCGACGACGAGAACGGTGGCGAAGACGACAGCAGTGACGGCTCACAGACCGGAACCAGTCACTGA
- a CDS encoding HalOD1 output domain-containing protein: MLLSVDRSEATDSQSPSFEVIAAVAEREGVDPTDIEPPEYEALYDVVNPEALDSLFAPRQDGSDRLPGRVEFMFNDYHIIVEGEGDVSVQDASV; the protein is encoded by the coding sequence ATGCTACTCTCAGTCGATCGTTCGGAGGCCACTGATTCGCAGTCACCGAGTTTCGAAGTAATTGCCGCAGTCGCCGAACGAGAGGGTGTCGATCCGACCGATATCGAACCGCCGGAGTACGAGGCGCTCTATGATGTCGTCAACCCTGAAGCACTGGATTCGCTGTTTGCACCGCGACAGGACGGCTCTGACCGGTTACCGGGACGTGTCGAGTTTATGTTTAATGATTATCATATCATCGTCGAAGGTGAGGGCGACGTTAGCGTACAGGACGCTTCCGTCTGA
- a CDS encoding GNAT family N-acetyltransferase: MAPELTIEHATTDDIDAVTDLWVQLAQGQREHDSAVRAEANREAMRETLAAHQITDGLLVARVGEDDNTHDIVGFASVSLERGSLELDRTRGLLSNLYVLPAYRGQGIGSKLLVAAATELEDQGAEVLLLEVMAANDAARRFYRSHGFEPYRLGMQRPLTDVSDED; this comes from the coding sequence ATGGCCCCCGAGCTGACGATTGAACACGCCACGACTGACGACATCGACGCGGTCACTGACCTGTGGGTCCAGTTGGCACAGGGCCAACGCGAGCACGACTCTGCCGTCCGTGCTGAGGCAAACCGCGAGGCGATGCGCGAGACGCTCGCTGCCCATCAGATCACAGACGGCTTGCTCGTCGCCAGAGTCGGTGAGGACGACAACACACACGATATCGTCGGCTTCGCTTCCGTCTCACTCGAGCGCGGGAGTCTCGAACTCGACCGAACCCGCGGTCTACTCTCGAACCTCTACGTCCTGCCTGCCTATCGAGGACAGGGGATCGGTTCGAAACTCCTCGTCGCAGCGGCGACCGAACTCGAGGACCAGGGTGCGGAGGTGCTGTTACTCGAAGTGATGGCAGCAAACGATGCAGCGCGGCGGTTCTACCGGTCACACGGGTTTGAACCGTATCGTCTCGGGATGCAGCGGCCGCTTACTGACGTGAGTGACGAGGACTGA
- a CDS encoding methyl-accepting chemotaxis protein, with amino-acid sequence MKQESFADREISDELDAATTESVDTDVDYDNEAANEMQTSLATLGESTTEIGDRLETIHAEASDQHEAIMQVADETSNLSASVEEIASSAEEVSAAGETARDLAKNGQESASEIGSAMSAIQEAASDVSADVATIQRSVAEIDKVVEVINNIADQTNLLALNASIEAAHADKAGDGFAVVASEVKTLAEDSQKRATEIERMINDVEENTATAAESLEANNDRIERGIDSVNQAINILEEIHDAVDEVSDGIAEVAAATDQQASSTEEVASMVDQTVASAENIAEQTEEIAGEIQHQTNQVESIDQTLEYLADDLAPSPTPNA; translated from the coding sequence GTGAAACAGGAGTCGTTCGCAGATCGAGAAATTAGTGACGAACTCGACGCCGCGACAACGGAGAGTGTCGATACCGATGTCGACTACGACAACGAGGCCGCAAACGAGATGCAAACATCGCTCGCGACGCTCGGCGAGAGCACCACCGAAATTGGGGACCGACTCGAGACCATCCACGCCGAAGCCAGTGACCAACACGAGGCGATCATGCAGGTCGCAGACGAGACATCGAATCTGTCCGCATCCGTCGAGGAGATCGCTTCCTCTGCTGAGGAGGTGTCTGCTGCCGGCGAAACCGCTCGCGATCTCGCCAAAAACGGACAGGAGTCTGCATCCGAAATCGGGTCGGCAATGAGCGCGATTCAGGAGGCCGCAAGCGACGTGTCAGCCGACGTGGCAACGATTCAGCGAAGCGTCGCCGAGATCGACAAGGTCGTCGAAGTGATCAACAACATCGCGGACCAGACGAACCTGCTCGCGCTCAACGCCTCGATCGAGGCTGCTCACGCGGACAAGGCCGGCGACGGCTTCGCCGTCGTCGCGAGCGAGGTCAAGACGCTCGCAGAGGACTCCCAGAAGCGGGCGACGGAAATCGAGCGCATGATCAACGACGTCGAAGAGAACACGGCGACTGCCGCCGAGAGTCTCGAAGCGAACAACGACCGGATCGAACGGGGGATCGATTCCGTCAATCAGGCGATCAACATCCTCGAGGAGATCCACGACGCCGTCGACGAGGTCTCGGACGGTATCGCCGAAGTAGCAGCGGCCACCGACCAACAAGCTTCGAGCACCGAAGAAGTTGCGAGTATGGTCGATCAGACAGTCGCAAGCGCCGAGAACATCGCCGAACAGACCGAAGAAATTGCAGGCGAAATCCAACACCAGACGAATCAGGTCGAGAGCATCGACCAGACACTCGAGTACCTCGCTGACGATCTCGCGCCATCGCCAACGCCGAATGCGTAG
- a CDS encoding GTP cyclohydrolase III, with translation MTNTQVTLVQIDNYGPWTVTPEPRREADLQTLQSRLYADISQFVGNRGGYTFFTRFDNIIAVTNGLSMDDHELLQESVGNRYPVTLSLGVATGTTPVQALADATALIQEAGSAQDKSRRECLDGRTIEDGHRTTDDVQIAHFDVIDATGNYTDELNAFDTFIEIEQGYAELMRHMRHAHDSLSFFVGGDNIIVTCPDLTEGDYEDAIFHVEEAVGVELQVGVGRGENAHDAGFDAKHALETCRADGTRVELEWK, from the coding sequence GTGACTAACACGCAGGTAACGCTCGTTCAGATCGACAACTACGGACCGTGGACCGTGACGCCGGAGCCGCGACGCGAGGCCGACCTCCAGACGTTGCAATCTCGCCTCTACGCCGACATCTCTCAGTTCGTCGGTAACCGCGGCGGCTACACCTTCTTCACTCGCTTCGACAACATCATCGCGGTAACGAACGGGCTGTCGATGGACGATCACGAACTTCTCCAGGAATCCGTCGGCAACCGCTACCCCGTGACGCTTAGCCTCGGCGTCGCGACTGGCACGACGCCCGTCCAGGCGCTCGCCGATGCAACCGCGCTCATCCAGGAAGCCGGCAGTGCACAGGACAAGAGCCGCCGAGAGTGTCTCGACGGGCGGACCATCGAGGACGGCCACCGAACCACCGACGACGTCCAGATCGCCCACTTCGACGTCATCGACGCGACCGGTAACTACACCGACGAACTCAACGCCTTCGACACGTTCATCGAGATCGAGCAGGGGTACGCCGAACTCATGCGCCACATGCGCCACGCCCACGATAGCCTCTCGTTCTTCGTCGGCGGTGACAACATCATTGTCACCTGTCCCGACCTCACCGAAGGCGACTACGAGGACGCCATCTTCCACGTCGAAGAGGCCGTCGGCGTCGAACTCCAGGTTGGCGTCGGCCGCGGCGAGAACGCCCACGACGCTGGCTTCGACGCAAAGCACGCACTCGAGACGTGTCGGGCTGACGGGACGCGTGTTGAACTCGAGTGGAAGTGA
- a CDS encoding phosphoglycerate kinase, with the protein MIDTLDDLDVEGTTVGVRVDVNSPIDAEGSLADDARLRAHVDTLSELLERGGRVAVLAHQGRPGGDDFVSLAPHADRLSVLLDRPVEYADATFTDAAREAVRSLDNGECVVLENTRFYSEEYMEFEPERAARTHLVEGLAPVLDAYVNDAFAAAHRSQPSLVGFPTVLPGYAGRVMESELDVLGSIEVTPEPRVYVIGGAKVPDSIDVAWSVLEKGLADHVLTAGVVGNVFLIADEVDLGDASSDFIYDQGYWDEIDRAQDLLDAYGDRIALPRDVAVERDGDRHELAVNALPPRDGEAAMDIGHSTLAYYERILEDAGTVILNGPAGVFEDETFETGTKELYGAATSVPMSIVGGGDTASALRQLGVEGFSHVSTGGGAALRMLTAEPLPAVTALENGPRADD; encoded by the coding sequence ATGATCGATACCCTCGACGACCTCGACGTCGAAGGGACAACCGTCGGCGTTCGCGTCGACGTCAACAGTCCGATCGACGCCGAGGGGTCACTCGCCGACGACGCCCGACTTCGCGCACACGTCGATACGCTCTCGGAGCTCCTGGAGCGTGGCGGTCGGGTCGCCGTTCTCGCCCACCAGGGCCGTCCCGGCGGCGACGATTTCGTCTCACTCGCGCCACACGCCGATCGACTGTCTGTCCTGCTCGACCGCCCCGTCGAGTACGCCGATGCTACCTTCACCGATGCCGCACGCGAGGCCGTCCGTTCGCTCGACAACGGCGAGTGCGTCGTCCTCGAGAACACCCGCTTCTACAGCGAGGAGTACATGGAATTCGAGCCCGAACGCGCAGCCCGCACGCATCTCGTTGAAGGCCTCGCGCCCGTGCTCGACGCCTACGTCAACGACGCCTTCGCGGCAGCACACCGCTCACAGCCCTCGTTGGTCGGCTTCCCGACCGTACTTCCAGGCTACGCAGGTCGCGTCATGGAGTCCGAACTCGACGTCCTCGGCTCGATTGAGGTGACACCCGAGCCGCGAGTCTACGTCATCGGTGGTGCGAAAGTCCCCGACTCGATCGACGTCGCCTGGAGCGTCCTCGAGAAGGGCCTCGCGGATCACGTGCTTACGGCCGGCGTTGTCGGCAATGTCTTCCTCATCGCCGACGAGGTCGACCTCGGTGACGCGAGTTCAGATTTCATCTACGACCAGGGCTACTGGGACGAAATCGACCGCGCACAGGACTTGCTCGACGCCTACGGCGACCGCATCGCACTCCCACGCGACGTCGCCGTCGAGCGCGATGGCGACCGCCACGAACTCGCCGTCAACGCGCTTCCGCCCCGAGACGGTGAGGCCGCGATGGACATCGGCCATTCGACGCTCGCCTACTACGAACGAATACTCGAAGACGCTGGCACAGTGATCCTCAACGGACCGGCCGGTGTCTTCGAAGACGAGACGTTCGAAACGGGGACGAAGGAACTCTACGGCGCGGCCACGTCGGTGCCGATGAGCATCGTTGGCGGCGGCGACACCGCCTCAGCGCTGCGCCAGCTCGGTGTCGAGGGCTTTTCGCACGTCAGCACTGGTGGCGGTGCCGCGCTCCGAATGCTCACCGCCGAACCGCTGCCAGCCGTGACTGCACTCGAGAATGGCCCCCGAGCTGACGATTGA
- a CDS encoding GNAT family N-acetyltransferase: MAPELVEASATDLEDLVSRWYALATAMEPYDELNELEYTALDDVPDDGFRAHLDDESITDYLIVHEDTTIGFVTLCEGSHPSRRYSKSLRIVNLAIDEVHRNQGHGSKVIERVRALAHERGCDHLKVSCEWHNEDARRFYREVGFRQKQVEYAESLE; the protein is encoded by the coding sequence ATGGCTCCGGAACTCGTCGAAGCCAGCGCAACCGACCTCGAGGATCTCGTCTCTCGCTGGTACGCACTCGCAACCGCGATGGAACCGTACGATGAACTGAACGAACTCGAGTACACCGCCCTCGATGACGTCCCCGACGACGGCTTTCGGGCGCATCTCGACGACGAGTCGATCACGGACTATCTGATCGTCCACGAGGACACCACGATCGGCTTCGTTACGCTTTGCGAGGGCTCTCACCCGTCGCGGCGCTACTCGAAGTCTCTCCGTATTGTGAACCTCGCGATCGACGAGGTACATCGGAATCAGGGCCACGGCTCGAAGGTTATCGAGCGCGTGCGAGCGCTAGCCCACGAGCGCGGCTGTGACCACCTGAAGGTTTCCTGTGAGTGGCACAACGAGGACGCGCGTCGCTTCTACCGCGAGGTGGGCTTCCGACAGAAGCAGGTCGAGTACGCAGAGTCGCTGGAGTGA